The DNA region caatttcataaaattgacccttacgactggttttgtggttcttgGTCGCATATACGGCTTATCTAAATTCATAACGCAAATTTGTAATATTGTAGACTTATTAGGTGATTCAAAACTCTAGTTTTCAATTTCATTATTCGAAAGACATTAGCTCAGTGATGACAAAAACTGTATTCAAGTGTAAAACACTCTATATTACTTCAGCATATCTAAACATAGTCTTCATAGACAGCTGTAAGACATCTCCATACACTTTCAAAACATTGTTTGAACATCACTGACAAATTAACCAAATGAGCAAATGGTTGCTGTGGGGTGGGACTATCCGTTTATCTGCCCAATGGCAGACCAAGGAAGCGTTCAGAAAAACCTGTTTGATAACAGCCATTTCTGCAATTTTGTCTGATGCTGCTGACATAGTACTTACTATTTACTTAAAAACTGTTACCAATTACAGAACTTAAAATATCCACTTGCACTTTAAATTCACTCCATACTGCACATTTTTAAATCTTGCGgctaaaaaccaaaaacaaagaaCTACTAAATGCAATAAAACAACCCAACAGAAAACAACATGAATCAAGCCCATGTGTTACGCCAAACTCACAATAATTATCCCTTTCTATTGTTCATAGAGCTTTCTTGTCATTACAGTAAAATGTAGTGGAAGTAAGTCTCACTTAACATCAGTTATGAACGACTGCAACTGATATATCAACGCCTTTGTCATATTAGGATATTAACGCATTGACTCACAGCATTGCCTATTTTTTCCACTAACCTCAATGTGGCCAACGCAGCTTTGTCACTTTTAAAGAACAATAGCTGTCATTACAAGTATGCGTTATTAATTTAGAAAATTAAAGCACAATTCATGCACAATTCTTTCCactaattcaaattcaattcattCGATTTCACTCAATCAGACGTCATATATTGAGTAACGTTAATTATATTGCTCAGCTAGCTTTGTAGACATCAGCTTGTCGGACCGAAATGAGTCATACTATCCATAAGTATGGCATTTATACCATATTTCAGCCTATAATCGTTAATAGATCATTGCAATAGTAACTGTACGAAGACAATAGCATCATGTCCTATATCTGTTAGCGCATTTCATCACTCAGACTTCCACGTGTTCCACCAGCCGAATAATTCCCGCTTCATCACGAGCATGTGCGCTGAGAGATTCTGCCTGCCTACAGACGAAAACACAAATCGGCCTTTTCTCGTCACAAAAACAATGCCGTTTACAAACCTTTGATATATTAGCGTTTGATCAATGTGATCGAAAGCGTTTATTTACAAATAGCGTGACACACTCAACTGTTAGCTCATTCCGTGACAAATGTTTACATTCAGCTTCAAACAGGAGACAGTGATGATAAAACGGCTTCTAGACACGTATTATCATCGGACTGTGTCTCTTTGTTGTGTCAGATACTGAATGACAAGGGCACACTCACTAGGCCACAACATATGAGCTACGTGGACACTCCGCGCTCTAATAAAGGCTGTTTTCAGCACCTCAGAGGAGTCTTTCAGCACGACTTCACACGTTATCTACTTCAAAAAGATAAAATGAACACTTTCGCCTGTGACTTTAGTCATGGTTGGCCGtgttaagtttgtttgtttgacaacgtgtgtgtgtgtgtcaggggaGGAGAGGGGGCGACATCGTGTTTGATCATCCAtcaaacaacaacaaccacaTCAAGACTTTACCACACTACTTCAACGGTGTACGAGTATAGAAAGCAAACAATAGTCTGAGAATTAGTCATAAATGTGCGCGAATACCGCTCATCTTATACGTGAGGAGTTTCGCCGCGTGCGTGCCGCCACAAGAAGCCGGTGCGATCACTCTCTACGTTACTCTCAACTGAAAACCAAAGAAGCATCACTTCACCGCGAACACAACCGACTCTGCGCTCAGGAAATCTCAAGAGAACGTTCTCATACCTGTCAGTTAATATCTCGGATTATGTTGGGATAAATCCAGAGAGAAATGTACTGAAAGAGGATAAAGTGGCCAAATCCCGCCGTGTCTGCTATCTCACTCTTTTCAATAGGTCTGATGCAAAATGGCGGCGAAACTCATGCCGCGGGAGTTTTTTTCCGCTTCCGGTTGTACGGGGTTTCTCACGCAGCCATTGGAGGGGTCACATTACACCGAGCGTGTTCGGAATGGCATACTGTCTCACTACGTACTGAATTTTGCGCAGTATGCTGTACTCTGCATACTATTTTAAAACTAGTAGGTATTACAGTGGGTTTCTAGCTGACTACTTACTGAATACGAACACTATGTACTTTATAGAACTATTAGtactttaaaaatagttttagatAACAGGGCTCTGTCTCAAATTAAAAAAGCCTTggtctttttaattttattgtatactTCAATGTATATTTCACTGTATACTATATttgatcagtgttgggggtaacgcattacatgTAACACAAGTTAGgctacgtaataatattacttttcccaagtaactagtaaagtaacacattacattttaattgacaattactttttcaaataagtaacgcctgTGTTTTCTCCTCATTTATTGAgtaatgttgagagaaattgtgagtaagatgttactttagttctagaataaatgtgaacatgcattaattcatctcacccACTAAAAagcagatacagtgttcttcaaaattaataaaaacactgaaattcaatgcaaacctgccataattaaatatgtttaataatgcaaatatcctttatgtatttaatcccattttattaactgatgtctttgctgccaaccttcaaTGATttaattcatccatactaatgagcaaaaattactcaagataatctaacatttgttttccctttttttttttattgctgaggagttgacattttttcttctgcggtctactgtacagacgtcaatttacttttctctaagcctgaggcgtttggtgtgaaaaggcttttacatttgacaaaaatataactttttatagtaaaaacaaacaagcaagccctggccagatttaaaaagtaacataaaagtgacgtaacgcattactttccataaaaagtaactgagtaacgtaattagttacttttttagggagtaactcaatattgtaatgcatgacttttaaaagtaactttcccaaacACTGTATTTAATAGCCCGCATATTTATAGGCAATTGAGGCATGTGCACTAGAAAGTTTAACCCTTTAAGtgtcacccccatttttgaacataaatgtgaaagtgcactatccagatttaaattgttataattcatgAATGCTTTGGAATACAGACCTAAGGTTTCTTTTTTAAGAAGATTACGGCAGAAGTTAGAAATCTtgtaaaaatattaaagtatCAAAAGGTTATAGAGctttaaatttacaaaaaaaaaaaaaggaaaatgcacTGTACCAATTTTTTCAcatatatttaaatgaaatatttttgaATCCAAAACTGGTATAAAAATAAAGCCTTATGTCTAactaagttatgttccaaatttgaagttgatagaaAAAAACAATTAGGGTGTTATACTACAAACAGCCACCAGGTGCCATCAAATCTCCATTGacattttttaatgcattgttcTGTCAAtattacatctgcaagatgtagtttgctcatctgcaatatgtctattggacatttcctatcatgtatcccagatagcacacgtatgtctgcaagatgtctacTAACAaactcttgatctggaaagcatctgctgtggaCACACATCTGGCAGACGGCTGTAAGATGTGAGTTTTACATAGATTCTAAATCGTGAACATCttgaagacatctaatagacgtctatttgacatctaataGGAAACGtctagacgtattgcagatgagcaaattacgtcttgcagatgtaaatgcagacatcaaatagacgtctctgagaTGTATGAGTGCTATCAGGGATAATACAACAAGGAAAATGATAAGACTAATTCAGCTAGTTGGACATGCTCTATACctaaaaacatataaaacaagCACTAAACATTGATAAAAGACCTAATTTCATTGAAAGATTACGTTTAATAAATCAAATCTCCATGAATGCATAGTTGGTTTGTAAAAGATGTCATCACACATAGGGCtgatttttgttgcatttacaccGTTTTAAACATGAGATGCCGGTAGAAAGTCAGCGAGTCATTTTATGAACCAACTGGTTCAATTGATTCAGAACTTCGAGCTTGGTTTGTCCCATCTGGGTagcttaaaaataaaaactgtagtGTACTTTGAGCTAAACCCTATCCAAGTACCATCCTTTTTGGGTTGCCAGATCTAGCCGAATGATAAATTAATCAAACCCAAAACACACCAAATGCCTAATATACTGTACATATGATATTTACATTCAATGCTATGCATTGCACAGAATTTCAACTTAAAGCCATTTCTTTTTTCGTAGAGAAATATGACAGCACTTTAAAATCCCAAGGAAAGGTACCATGCTTTCTGTCATCTGATTGACAgcttgaacatttttttttaaatgtcacaaCAATGTATCGTGAACaaacatgaataataataaaaaaaaaaagtatattgatAAATTAACTTTACATTAACATCTCAAAAGTAGGATTTTATTCATGGTACTAGGAATGAAATAGTGGGACATGAAACTCACGGAAAACCGATCATCTCAACAACGATCAAATGATTTAATGAAGTGGTGAATTTTTTGAGCCACAATATAACAGAACTAAAAGCACTAGTGTTTTTTCTACTGCGGAAATAGGAGGAAAAATAATGAAATGCTAAACTATGACCACTTAAAGTGGCTCTAAAGACATATTTTGTATAGCAAAAAGCAAAGGAATTGTATGAAAAATGTAaccatttaatattttattgtgagATTGACATTTACTGTACAAACATCAGTCATTCAAATCAGTTTACTGTCAATAACATTTACTTACAGAATAACAGAATTctttaattgttatttatttatttattttttaatctaaagtGTTTTGAATAACCAAATAACattatattaagaaaaaaaatgttaggctactcTGAAGTACAATGCAAAGGCCTCAAGGGCTTTTGTGTTCTGACAGAGATGTCAGTGCGTGATCTTCCTCCTGGTGGCGCTGTTTGGTTGTTTAGGAGGTGGTGGTCTGCTCTTGATGTTCTGGCACTTTGGGATATGTCTCTCTGCTGGGCCCGGGGCAAATTTGCGGCCACAATGAGGGCAGGTTACATATTCTGAGTTTAGGTTTGCGACTGACAGTGGCGGCCCTCTTCCTGGAGTGTGAGTTCGACCCTGACGCATGGTTTGAATGAAGACCTCGTGTTTCTGCCGCCAATTATTCTTCTTAAGCTGAGGATAAAACAGTATGGCATCAGTAAAGACACGGATAGTACACAGGAAAAAAGACTTTATGGGGGTAtaggggtaacgcattacaagtaacgcaagttatgtaatcagattttttaaaaagtaactaatgcattactttttcaaataagttatattttccccatatttactaaataaaagctcttctgtccccatgttgagagaaattggaagatgttactttagttctgtaataattgtgaacatgcattaattcatctcactcactaaaaaaaaaatgtaataataattatctTAGAAAGATTTGCCAAATTTTAGTGTTCCTTTAGCTATTGGTTTTCGGAGATCACAATTTTAGAATTAGAATCTTAGAATTTTAGAATTTCACAATATAGATCTCTAGACGTTTTTGTATTACTAATAAAATTAGAGAGGTATCATTCAAAATAGTTCATCGTATTTATCCTGTAAAACAGGTAATTGCAAAGTTTTGTAAAGATATTGACGTTTTCTGTAAAAAGGAAAATGACAgtattgtacatttattttatgattgtatttatacaaaattgttttggtgtgatttttttttttttttttgttaaacaaaGTACTAATGTTGAATTGCAACTCAAAGAAAaggatattttatttttaaatgagtaTACTGCTGACTTCAAAATTTGGTAAATTGTGAATTTACTCATTATATATGGAAAGTTTTTCATTCATAAATGTAAACGGGCAGTGAAAAATAAACtaattttactcattttaaaatagaaattggtCACTACCTGTGTGCATTAAAAGAAACCAAAAATAGCAAAGCAAAGAAAATGGTAAATTTCTTTAAAAccttaaatatattgttttcttgaATAACTTATAACTATTTTGATTATGGATATGTGATGTTACTGCTTtccttatttaaattttatattgttttcttttttttatttggttaatgttgttttttttatgttatgtaTTATGTAATTGCCCTAgtattgtttgttttaaaaactgcaataaaaaataaaataaaaatcatctcactcacaaaaaaaaaataattcagtattcctcaaaattaataaaaatggttAAATGCAACTTAGAAtatgacacaaacctgcaataattaaatatgttaaataatacaaaaataatacaagtatttaattaaattttattagcCAGAGTCTTTGTTGTTGACCTTCGATGAtcccatttattcattcaaataagcaaaaattacttaagATGAATTAACATTTgttgttcttttttctttttttttttttgctttcttcTTCTGTTTAACTGCATAGATATGAATTTACATTTCCTTCAGCCTAAAGCTTttagtgtgaaagggcttttgcATTTGCCAGATAGAATTTTTTAGCCCTCCCCAGACTTAAAAAGTAATGCTAAAGTAATCTAACAcaatctaacattttttttttccataaaaagtgactaataACATAATTAGtaactttttaaaagaaataacgCAATGTTGTAATGCATGACTTTTAAAAGTAAGTTTCCCCAACAATGGTTATGAAGTACACATCCCCACAAAACACAGCCTTTATGAAATTACAGATGACAAATAGCATCATCATGACGCTGATGTTAAAATGTATATGAATGTGCATTCAAATGCTACTTTTTGTATACTTTTTTTGTTCTTTGTGAGTTTAGCATATGAAAAACACAAAGAAAATGTTAATTTTCTGATATGGgactgtttttttgtgtgtttagacaaaatatattttttaacaaatgcaaatgtgtttttgttgagtgtcatttttgatcaatcaAGTTTTCTGTGGCTCGTATAGTAGAAAAACAGCTCAGTTTTGTTCAGTGACTGAGCAAAAATATGTAATCTGCTGCGGAagctatatatttatataattatttctgatgcttgtaatgtaaatcaatgagatctttataCCAGTACAGCAGATACTTACATACATTTATACAAATATTAATCACTCTATTCTGCAATATTATGTGTTAATAAGTTCAAATTtaaatgatccaaacatataaaGCAATGCAATATAATGATaactgagagatgaacaaataaacattcctcaaaagatCCTAATGATCAGGgctcgtattcacaaaacatcttaaggctaaaagtagctcataacttgccgatttaggagaaaatcttaaaaataatgagagtgtcagtcctaaatttaagGACTCCTAAATGTTTGCTCAAAGattatttcacaaagcattttagtgctaaaaatatcctaaatctgggaaacattaggagtagtgaagaggactacTAAATCACTAAAACCAAATCACAAACtgctggggaaaaaaaacaatcatcacagaaattctaattgtttcaactacaaataccattacaaatatAACAAACCATCaaattttaaccattaaaatcattaataaatggtttccTGTACTGTGTTTTGGGACATAATCTATTAGGAtctagtggttttaacaagctgCCATTAGAAGGTGACCAATTATCAGTAGAGATTAAcacaggcaccattacagttaccattaaaaTCAAAGGAATTTCTATTTTAACcagtaaaaacattacaaaatgagaagcctagtttgtgatttggtcctcttcactactcctaacatttcacagatttaggagctagtttaagcactaaacgctttgtgaaatactcttagaacATAAATTTAGGAGTCCTACATTTAGGACTGAcatgcccattatttttaagattttctcctaaatcactGAGTtaagagctacttttagccttatgATGTTTCGTGAATACAGGCCCTGATGACAGAAGGCATGGAGTAGTTTGTGATTAATAGGTTTAACAGCAAAGTTTAGATCATGTTCATCAATTAGAGGCCTCTGCATCTTAAATATATTGCAGCAGGCTTTATAATCAAGTAAAGTAAAACTCCTACTTCTGGCGTTTTGCTCCTGCTGTTGGTTTTCATGAACTCTTCGAGATCCGTTCCTTTGGCTCTGTACTGTGACATGTCGAATATCTTGCGCTGAGGCCGCTTTTTCTGACACACCTTCATGTGCGTCTCCAGACGGTCTCGTGCGAAGCATCGATGGCACACGTTACACGGAACCAGCTGGTGTGGATTATCTGGACTCTCCTCCAGACTGAGCTCCACCTGCTGCAGCCGCTTTCCTCTCTGGCTGGGATTTTTATCCGGGACGCCCTCCTTCATGAGTTTGGACGTGAGCTGATATAAACCATCTTTATGTTCTCTCCTCTCATGTTTGAGGTGAGATCTGCCTCGTCTCACAGAGTCAGGTGAATGTGGTATTCTCACATCGCAGAGTTCTTCATCCTCACTGTCCAAATAAAGGTTGTGCATTTCCCTTCTTCTTCTGACATTGTCCCAACCCATTCCTCTCTCCCTTCGGCCGTTACTCATTTCCCGGCTTCGGTGTTTTGCGGTGTGTTTATACTCATCCCTCTCTCTCATTTCCTGCAGCTTGTGAGCTGTTGTCATCTCTGAGGTCAAAGGTTTCCATTTAGCACTTTCTCTACTCCTCTCCACCTTGCCACCGTTTATCCCTCTCTCCCATTTCTCCCATCTATCCATATCATCATTTCTGAACTCCCTTCTTTCGCTCTCATATCTGTCTCTTTCCTCATGCCAGTTGTCGTATCCGTTACTATAGTACGTATCTAAATATCTTTTATCCTTCCTCTCCTTTTCAACTCTTCTCAGAGTCTCCTCTGCTTTGAAGATCTTCTCCTGGAGCATCATCTCCTTGGAGTGGATTTCCTTTAGAAGCTTCTGTTCACGTTCATAGCTCTTTGTCTGATTTTTTCTCACTTGATAGTCTGAATTAAGAGCGTCTAGTTTCCTTTGAACCTTCTGCTGGTGTCTAAGAGCTGCCTGATCTGTCAAACATGAGTAAAGTCTCTCTTGATGCTCTGGTTTTGTGACGTTACTCAGGCTGAACGCTCTTTTGTGAAGGACTGGCTTTAGAGGGAATAGTTTGTCCGATTCTCTTCGTGAAGGAACGTACTCATTCTGCTCCTCCAGATGTATGTGTTTTTTCCTATGGATGTTGTCTGGATGTTGCCAGGGTTGCTGTCTCTCTCTCGCGGAGCTCATCTTTCCCTCTTGGTTTTGTAGAAGATGCGGTCTGGAGTTGCGATGAGCTCCTGAGGGACTGCGATGTCGGCTCATGCCCTCTCTGTGCAAGTATGGAAGTTTTGTTGATACGGTCTCTTTTTCCCAAAATTGCTGTGAGAATTGATAATGTGGCACTGTTTGCATGTTTATACAGTGTTTAAATCTCAGTCACTGTCTCACATTCGCGTCAGCAGGAGATGATCATCTAATAACAGCGTTGTCAACTTGTGCTCTATGGATTGATATAAAATACAGACAATTCTTTTAAAAACAGTCCAGATGTGAAATGTTTCTTGTTTCTTCTATCTAGCATATATTAGTGGGCATtgtgtcaaaaaataaaaaagctagtCAACTGCTGGTCTCATATatttaatatgagaaatatgaGAAACTCATTTCTTTCATGCACTGGTCATTTTAAAGctattttgattaaataacatgtcttctttcagatcagtggaaagaaaacatacaaaatacacatttaagtgtttattttattgcattttatttttttgcatctaGATTCCAATTGCAAAACATATCTTAAAAGGCCATGAGTCCTCATTCCTTTTCATATGCTGAAGGTTGTTTGTATACTATTCGATTGATTCATATAACATTTTATtgctaaaaatatga from Garra rufa chromosome 21, GarRuf1.0, whole genome shotgun sequence includes:
- the zc2hc1c gene encoding uncharacterized protein zc2hc1c; the encoded protein is MTFKHCINMQTVPHYQFSQQFWEKETVSTKLPYLHREGMSRHRSPSGAHRNSRPHLLQNQEGKMSSARERQQPWQHPDNIHRKKHIHLEEQNEYVPSRRESDKLFPLKPVLHKRAFSLSNVTKPEHQERLYSCLTDQAALRHQQKVQRKLDALNSDYQVRKNQTKSYEREQKLLKEIHSKEMMLQEKIFKAEETLRRVEKERKDKRYLDTYYSNGYDNWHEERDRYESERREFRNDDMDRWEKWERGINGGKVERSRESAKWKPLTSEMTTAHKLQEMRERDEYKHTAKHRSREMSNGRRERGMGWDNVRRRREMHNLYLDSEDEELCDVRIPHSPDSVRRGRSHLKHERREHKDGLYQLTSKLMKEGVPDKNPSQRGKRLQQVELSLEESPDNPHQLVPCNVCHRCFARDRLETHMKVCQKKRPQRKIFDMSQYRAKGTDLEEFMKTNSRSKTPELKKNNWRQKHEVFIQTMRQGRTHTPGRGPPLSVANLNSEYVTCPHCGRKFAPGPAERHIPKCQNIKSRPPPPKQPNSATRRKITH